One window of the Gopherus evgoodei ecotype Sinaloan lineage unplaced genomic scaffold, rGopEvg1_v1.p scaffold_36_arrow_ctg1, whole genome shotgun sequence genome contains the following:
- the LOC115642000 gene encoding olfactory receptor 51G2-like, which produces MSAVNDTKLNSAVFLLTGIPGKEDVHLWISIPFCLMYVISIVGNSVILFIVKTDPSLHEPMYIFLSMLAITDFALAISTMPTTLGIFLFNSREISLDTCFAQLFFIHSLSFIESSVLLLMAFDQFVAICNPLRYASIFTLPRIGKMGLVFVLRGVSLIFPLPFLLKRFQYCRVYILSHCYCLHQDLVKMACTDITVNYIYGFFLTVTVLGLDSLFIFLSYVMILKTVLKITSHTECLRALNTCVSHLCAVLLFYTPQLGLGLIHGYWKSSPPLLNLFLGYISLFVPPLMNPIVYTVKSQQLSARIIRVFFK; this is translated from the coding sequence atgtcagctgtcaatgacaccaaattgAACTCTGCAGTATTTCTTCTCACCGGGATACCTGGGAAGGAAGACgtccatctctggatctctatccccttctgcttaatgtatgttatttcgatagtaggaaattcagtcattctgttcattgtAAAAACAGATCCGAGCCttcatgagcccatgtacatttttctttccatgttaGCCATCACAGACTTTGCCTTGGCCATATCCACCATGCCGACAACACTGGGTATATTCTTGTTTAACTCTAGGGAGATCAGTCTGGATACTTGTTttgcccagctgttcttcatccactcaCTTTCATTCATTGAATCATCAGTACTCCTGTTGATGGCCTTTGATCAATTCGTTGctatctgtaacccactgagatACGCTTCTATCTTCACCCTGCCAAGAATTGGAAAGATGGGACTGGTGTTTGTGCTGAGAGGGGTGTCTTTAATATtcccactcccctttctccttaaaCGGTTCCAATATTGTCGAGTCTATATCCTCTCACATTGCTACTGCCTGCACCAGGATCTTGTTAAGATGGCTTGTACGGACATCACAGTCAACTACATCTATGGCTTCTTTCTTACAGTCACTGTGTTGGGGTTGGATTCACTGTTCATCTTCCTTTCGTATGtgatgatcctcaaaacagtgctgaaaaTTACGTCCCATACGGAGTGCCTTAGGGCCCTGAACACATGTGTCTCTCACCTCTGTGCTGTCCTGCTCTTTTACACGCCACAGCTTGGCTTGGGTCTGATACACGGATATTGGAAGAGCTCTCCTCCTTTGCTCAACCTTTTCCTGGGCTACATCTCTCTGTTTGTCCCACCACTTATGAACCCAATTGTGTACACTGTGAAAAGCCAACAACTTTCTGCAAGGATAATCAGGGTGTTCTTCAAGTGA
- the LOC115641986 gene encoding olfactory receptor 51G2-like translates to MSAVNDTKFSSAVFLLTGIPGQEDVHLWISILFCLVYVISIVGNSVILFIVKTDPSLHEPMYIFLSMLAITDLALSIATMPTTLGIFLFNSREISLDACFAQLFFIHSLSFIESSVLLLMAFDRFVAICNPLRYASILTLPRIGKMGLVFVLRGVSLIFPLPFILKRLQYCQANVLSHCYCLHQDVIKMACADITVNYIYGFFLIVTVVGLDPLFIFLSYVMILKTVLKVMSNVEFLRALNTCVSHLCAVLLFYAPRIGLGLIHGYWKTSPRLLNLFLGYISLFVPPLMNPIVYSVKSQHLSARIIRMFFK, encoded by the coding sequence atgtcagctgtcaatgacaccaaattcagctctgcagtgttccttctcacagggatacctgggcaggaagacgtccatctctggatctctatCCTCTTCTGCTTAGTATATGTTATTtcaatagtaggaaattcagtcattctgttcattgtAAAAACAGATCCAAGTCTCCATGAACCtatgtacatttttctttccatgttgGCTATCACAGACCTTGCCTTGTCAATAGCCACCATGCCTACAACACTGGGTATATTCTTGTTTAACTCTAGGGAGATCAGTCTGGATGCTTGTTttgcccagctgttcttcatccactcaCTTTCATTCATTGAGTCGTCGGTACTCCTGTTGATGGCCTTTGATCGCTTTGTTGctatctgtaacccactgagatATGCTTCTATCTTAACCCTCCCAAGAATAGGAAAGATGGGACTGGTGTTTGTGCTAAGAGGGGTGTCTTTAATATTCCCACTCCCCTTTATCCTTAAACGGTTACAATATTGTCaagccaatgtcctctcccattgcTACTGCCTGCACCAGGATGTTATTAAGATGGCTTGTGCGGACATCACAGTCAACTACATCTATGGCTTCTTTCTTATAGTTACAGTGGTAGGGTTGGATCCACTGTTCATCTTCCTCTCATATGTtatgatcctcaaaacagtgctgaaagTCATGTCCAATGTGGAGTTTCTTAGAGCCCTGAACACAtgtgtctcccacctctgtgctgtcCTCCTCTTCTACGCACCACGGATTGGCTTGGGTCTGATACACGGATATTGGAAGACCTCTCCTCGACTGCTCAATCTTTTCCTGGGCTACATCTCTCTGTTTGTCCCACCACTTATGAACCCAATTGTGTATAGTGTGAAAAGCCAACACCTTTCTGCTAGGATAATCAGGATGTTCTTCAAGTGA
- the LOC115641975 gene encoding olfactory receptor 52B2-like, with product MSDSNTTDFTNPSTFILLGIPGLEVAHVWISIPFCTMYVIAILGNFTILFIVKMESSLHGPMYYFLCLLAVTDLVVSTSILPKMLSIFWFSAREISFSACLTQLYVFHSFSVIESGIFVAMAFDRYVAICDPLRHATTLTNPVVAKISLAVVLRGSMLILPYPFLLKRWPYCRTNIIPQPYCAHMAVLKLACADIRISSYYGLFVLFCVMGLDVIFIILSYTQILRAIFSLPTKDARLKTLGTCSSHLCSILVFYIPGLFFSLSYRFQQNVPLHFHVLIVNVYYLMPSMLNPIIYGVRTKQIRGRVLRLFTLKGT from the coding sequence atgtcagattccaacacaaccgatttcaccaacccctccaccttcatcctgctgggtattcctggcctggaggtggcccacgtctggatctccatccccttctgcaccatgtacgtCATAGCCATcctggggaacttcaccatcctgttcattgtgaagatGGAGTCGAGCCTACATggccccatgtactatttcctctgcttgCTGGCTGTCACCGACCTGGTCGTGTCTACGTCCATcctgcccaaaatgctgagcatcttctggttcagtgctagggagatcagtttcagtgcctgcctcacccagctgTATGTCTTTCACTCCTTCTCAGTGATAGAGTCAGGAATCttcgtggccatggcttttgatcgctatgtggccatttGTGATCCCCTGAGACATGCAACCACACTGACAAACCCTGTGGTGGCTAAGATCAGCCTGGCCGTGGTGCTGCGTGGCAGCATGCTCATATTACCCTACCCCTTCCTGTTGAAGcggtggccatattgcagaaccaacatcatccctCAGCCATACTGTGCCCACATGGCCGTATTGAAGCTGGCCTGTGCCGACATCCGCATCAGCAGTTACTATGGCCTCTTTGTACTATTCTGTGTGATGGGTCTAgatgtcatttttattattttgtcctATActcagatcctcagggccatcttctccctccccacaaaggatgctCGTCTCAAGACTTTGGGCACCTGTAGCTCCCACCTATGTTCCATCTTAGTGTTTTACATCCCAGGtctattcttctctctctcttaccgGTTTCAACAGAATGTGCCCCTTCATTTCCATGTTCTCATTGTCAATGTGTACTACCTGATGCCCTCCATGCTGAATCCCATCATCTACggggtgaggaccaaacagatccgggGCAGGGTGCTCCGGCTCTTTACTCTTAAAGGGACTTAA